The following nucleotide sequence is from Fibrobacter succinogenes.
GGGACATTGCCTCAAGTGTCTCGATCGTCCTAGTTGTGGGTGCCGTTTTGACGCTTGTGGCTGTGTTTTATTCTAGGTAAGCAAACCTGCTTGTGTGTGCCGACGCTGTCGCCCTACCTAGTCAATAGCAACATTCAGTTCGCAGGAACTAAACAGAACTGCGTTCCCGGTTATAGAAACGCTCTCGCCGTTTACCTCGCAAAGTAAAACCCCTTCTCGTTTTGAAGCTTGAAATGCTTTGATATTCCTCTTTCCGAGAACGCTTGACCAATAGGGGGCAATCATACAGTGCGTAGAGCCTGTTACAGGATCTTCATATATATTTAACTGAGGTGCGAAAACTCTAGAAACGCAGTCGAATCCATCATCCCCCTTTGCCGTCACTCCAATGCAAGTGCCGCCCAATTCTTTTAAGTCTTTTTCACTTGGACTCATATTTTTAATCGAATCAACAGAATCAAATACACAAAGTAAGTCTCTGTCGAAAAAGGCTTCCTTCGGTTTTGCGCCAAAGGCCTTCGTCATCAAATCTGTAACAGGAACCGGTTTGAGCGAAAACGCGGGGAAAGACATGGTGATGCCTTTTTCTTTTCTCTTGGCAATAAAATCGCCTTTTTGCCGCGTATGGAAGACAATAGTCGAAGATTTTTTCTCGTAAAAAGAGAACAACACAAAGCTAGTGCCTAGTGTAGCATGCCCACAAAAATCAATTTCGCCGCCAAGAGCGAACCAGCGCAAGTCATAACAACCGTCGCTATTCTTTACGGTAAACGCTGTTTCTGAAAAATTATTTTCTATTGCAATGTTTTGCATCAGATCGTCCGGAATCCATTTTTCCATGACACAAACTGCAGCTTGATTTCCCTTGAACAACTTGTCCGTAAAGGCGTCGACGATGTATTGTTTCATTAGAATGCCTATCTAAAAATGCGCTTCATTGCGCATGTCCAATATACATTATTATGCACAAAAGGCATAGTGAGTCATAGCAAATAAGTATTTTGAATCGCTCGCACAATTATTTATATTGTGTGTATGCGAAACATTGTCCTTATAGCGTTGTTCTTTCTCGTGGCCTGCAGCGACGCCGCGAGCCATTCGTCGCAACCTGAAACTCAGACGCCGAAATCATCCGCAAGTAAAACGCCCGGCGCAGTACCAACAAGTTCATCTACCCAAACGGAGGCTCCCGTGAAACTCAAAATCCATGTGAACGATACCATCTTCACGGCAACGCTTGAAGAAAATTCCTCGGCCGAGGCCTTCGCCGAATTCCTCGCGCAGGGCGACATGACGCTCGACATGCACGACTACGGCAGTTTCGAGAAGGTGGCCGACCTGCCGCGCAGTTTTCCGCGCAACGACAAGCAAATCGACACCGACGCAGGCGACATCATCCTTTACCAGGGCAATTCCATCACCATCTACTACGACAAGAATTCCTGGAACTTCACGCGCCTCGCACGTATCGACAACGTAAACAAGAAACGCCTCCAGCAGATCCTCGGCAAAGGGAACGTGAAGGCGACATTTTCGGTGGAATAAACAGCGAAAGCTCTAACATTTTACGTTTCATCCATGATTCTCCTAATAGTTCTCGCTGTAGCGTTTGCCTTTGGTACATGCTAAAAAAAACTTCTTGAAATGCAAATGCAAGAACATAATTGCACAGTGTGCAAAATAAGCGAAAGAATGTATAACTATGTCTATTTATGAAAAAAGACTTGACTTAGAGTAGACTCAAAGGTTTATATTATCTATAAAAGGAGACGTGTTATGGAAAGAATCAAGTTGAACGACGGTGTCGAAATTCCGACAGTGGGTTTTGGCGTATTCATGATTCCGAACGGTGGTGAAACTTACCGTGCCGTGCTGGACGCACTCAAGGCGGGGTATCGACATATCGATACGGCAGCCGCCTATATGAATGAAAGCGATGTAGGCAAGGCCGTCCGCGATTCGGGTATCAAGCGCGACGAAGTCTTTATTACAAGCAAACTCTGGCTGCAGGATTATGGCTACGATGCGGCCAAGAAAGGTGTCGATACATCTCTCAAGAACCTGGGCATGGATTACATGGACCTTTACTTGCTGCACCAGCCTTACGGTGATGTCGAAGGGGCTTGGAAGGCTTTAGAAGAAGCAAAGGAAGCGGGAAAAATTCGTTCTATTGGCGTAAGCAATATGACGCCGAAAATTTGGAACAGCTTCGTGCCCCGTTTTTCGACAATTCCAAGCGTGAACCAGGTGGAATGCAACCCCTATTTCCAGCAGAAGGAACTGCGCAAGCTTCTTGACCCGCAAGGCGTCAGGCTGGAAGCATGGTATCCTCTGGGACACGGTGACAAGGAGTTGCTTGCCAGCGAGATTGTCGTTGCGCTGGCAAAAAAATACGGCAAGAACGCAGGGCAGGTGATTCTCCGGTTTGAAATCCAGAGCGGGATCATCGTATTGCCCAAGTCTACTAACCCGGAGCGCATCAAGGGGAATCTTGATATCTTCGACTTTGAACTCTCCGAAGGCGAAATGGAGCAAATGAGGGCTTTGGACAAGGGGAAAGGGACCCACGATCCGGAAGCTCCCGGCGTGGGCGAAATGCTCCTGAATAATTACAAGATTCACGAGTAAAATGTAATGGGTTTTATTCGCTGTATGTTGAATACGTTGTTTGCTGCGGCTTTCCTGATGTCGCCGGTCGTTGCTGCGTCCGATGACGAATCCAAAATCAAGGCTCTTTATGGGCAGATGTGCAAGGCCATGGTCCAAAAGGACATGGCTACTATGAACGAAATCCATGACGATGATTTTCAGCTTGTGCACATGACCGGTTCTCGCATGAACAAGAAGGAATATCTGGATGCTGTCAAGGATGGAACACTTAACTACTATTCCATGGAACATGACGAAATTTTTGTGACTGTGGATGGCGACAGTGCAACGCTCAAGGGCAAGAGTCGGGTAAATGCGGCTGTTTATGGCGGCGGACGCCACACCTGGCGCTTGCAACAAGATATGAAACTAAAAAAAGTTCGCGGCAAGTGGAAGTTCACTTTCTCGCAGGCGAGCACTTATTAAAGGAGTGAAAATGGATTACAGGCAAGGTTATGTTTACGAATTGATGGATAACGGCGGCCCTACCGACGTTCGGGAAAGTTATTTCAAGGAGGCCGTTGACGAGATGATGCGGTCGCGTGTTCTTTGCGCCAAGGCCAACGCCAAGTTGCCCGACGATCCCGGCTATGTCAAGGACCTAGAAGAACTATTCGGCCGGAGCCTCGACGGAATCCGAATTTTGACCCCGTTCATTTGCGATTTCGGGAACCGCGTCAAGTTCGGCAAGGGCGTATTCATCAACCATTCCGCCATCCTGAGCGCTTCGGGCGGAATCGAGTTTGAAGACGGGGTTTCCATTGCTCCGGGAGTGCGTATCGCGACAATCAACCACGATTTCAACGAACGGCATACTAAGTACACCTACGGCAAGGTCACCATCAAGAGAAATGCATGGATTGGTATGAACGTGACGATTTGCCCGGGCGTGACCGTCGGCGAATATGCAGTGGTTGCTGCGGGAGCCGTACTCACGAAGGATGTGCCCGCCTATGCTGTGGTGGGAGGCGTCCCTGCGAAAGTCATCAAGATGCAGGACCCGACCGAACAGAAAGAAAGATAGCCCGAAAGGAACACTCCATGAAAAAACTCGCTAGAATTTACACTCTTGTCTTAACGTTCGCGCTTGCCCTGCTCTCCTTGGTGGGCTGTGCCGAGCGCAACAGGACTGACCAGAACGCCGATGCGGATTTCTCGAAAAAAGGCGATGTGCTGGTCGTGTATTTCACCTGGTCTGGACACCTGCGGAGCATGGCGCACTGGATTGCCGACGAAGTCGGAGCCGATTACGCCCGCATCTTGCGCA
It contains:
- a CDS encoding PhzF family phenazine biosynthesis protein; its protein translation is MKQYIVDAFTDKLFKGNQAAVCVMEKWIPDDLMQNIAIENNFSETAFTVKNSDGCYDLRWFALGGEIDFCGHATLGTSFVLFSFYEKKSSTIVFHTRQKGDFIAKRKEKGITMSFPAFSLKPVPVTDLMTKAFGAKPKEAFFDRDLLCVFDSVDSIKNMSPSEKDLKELGGTCIGVTAKGDDGFDCVSRVFAPQLNIYEDPVTGSTHCMIAPYWSSVLGKRNIKAFQASKREGVLLCEVNGESVSITGNAVLFSSCELNVAID
- a CDS encoding cyclophilin-like fold protein; translated protein: MKLKIHVNDTIFTATLEENSSAEAFAEFLAQGDMTLDMHDYGSFEKVADLPRSFPRNDKQIDTDAGDIILYQGNSITIYYDKNSWNFTRLARIDNVNKKRLQQILGKGNVKATFSVE
- a CDS encoding aldo/keto reductase, which translates into the protein MERIKLNDGVEIPTVGFGVFMIPNGGETYRAVLDALKAGYRHIDTAAAYMNESDVGKAVRDSGIKRDEVFITSKLWLQDYGYDAAKKGVDTSLKNLGMDYMDLYLLHQPYGDVEGAWKALEEAKEAGKIRSIGVSNMTPKIWNSFVPRFSTIPSVNQVECNPYFQQKELRKLLDPQGVRLEAWYPLGHGDKELLASEIVVALAKKYGKNAGQVILRFEIQSGIIVLPKSTNPERIKGNLDIFDFELSEGEMEQMRALDKGKGTHDPEAPGVGEMLLNNYKIHE
- a CDS encoding nuclear transport factor 2 family protein, translated to MGFIRCMLNTLFAAAFLMSPVVAASDDESKIKALYGQMCKAMVQKDMATMNEIHDDDFQLVHMTGSRMNKKEYLDAVKDGTLNYYSMEHDEIFVTVDGDSATLKGKSRVNAAVYGGGRHTWRLQQDMKLKKVRGKWKFTFSQASTY
- a CDS encoding DapH/DapD/GlmU-related protein, yielding MDYRQGYVYELMDNGGPTDVRESYFKEAVDEMMRSRVLCAKANAKLPDDPGYVKDLEELFGRSLDGIRILTPFICDFGNRVKFGKGVFINHSAILSASGGIEFEDGVSIAPGVRIATINHDFNERHTKYTYGKVTIKRNAWIGMNVTICPGVTVGEYAVVAAGAVLTKDVPAYAVVGGVPAKVIKMQDPTEQKER